The following are encoded in a window of Fusarium oxysporum f. sp. lycopersici 4287 chromosome 5, whole genome shotgun sequence genomic DNA:
- a CDS encoding ubiquitin-conjugating enzyme E2, other — protein MDVVASLTQRHSMFWSPQHSQIDIKNYSTERMSKTRTILSGALPPDCPNALECGVKKKDLGKIVPTVECRCGYRFCFGCPNPDHQPAPCELVKKWLKKCADDSETANWISANTKECPKCNSTIEKNGGCNHMTCRKCKYEFCWMCMGLWSEHGTSWYNCNRYEEKSGSEARDAQAKSRTSLERYLHYYNRYANHEQSAKLDKDIAQKTEKKMVQLQTASGMSWIEVQYLNSASQALQTCRQTLKWTYAFAFYLARNNLTEIFEDNQKDLEMAVENLSEMFEKPTAELSDPKLKVDIMDKTSYCNKRRVILLEDTAENLAIGKWIFNSDLLAATTSAPVNRR, from the exons ATGGATGTGGTCGCATCCTTGACTCAGCGTCACTCGATGTTCTGGTCACCCCAGCACTCGCAGATCGATATCAAGAACTACTCAACAGAACGTATGTCGAAGACAAGGACAATTTTAAGTGGTGCCCTGCCCCCAGACTGCCCCAACGCTCTCGAATGCGGCGTCAAAAAGAAGGACCTAGGCAAGATCGTCCCTACTGTCGAGTGTCGATGCGGGTATAGATTCTGCTTTGGTTGTCCGAACCCCGACCACCAACCAGCTCCCTGTGAGCTCGTTAAGAAATGGCTCAAGAAGTGCGCCGACGACTCAGAAACAGCCAACTGGATCTCGGCCAACACTAAAGAATGCCCAAAGTGCAACTCGACGATCGAAAAGAACGGAGGCTGCAACCATATGACTTGTCGAAAGTGCAAATATGAGTTTTGCTGGATGTGCATGGGACTTTGGTCCGAGCACGGCACCAGCTGGTATAACTGCAATAGATATGAGGAAAAGAGCGGATCTGAGGCTCGTGATGCACAAGCTAAATCCCGGACATCTCTTGAACGATATTTGCACTACTACAACCGATATGCCAACCACGAACAATCGGCCAAGCTCGATAAGGACATTGCTCAAAAGACCGAAAAAAAGATGGTTCAGCTTCAGACAGCATCGGGAATGTCCTGGATTGAGGTTCAGTACCTCAATTCCGCGTCCCAGGCTCTTCAAACATGCCGACAAACGCTCAAGTGGACATatgcttttgctttttatCTCGCCAGGAACAACCTGACAGAGATTTTTGAGGATAACCAGAAAGACCTCGAGATGGCTGTGGAGAACCTGTCTGAAATGTTCGAGAAACCCACTGCAGAATTGTCTGACCCCAAACTCAAGGTTGATATCATGGACAAAACTTCATACTGCAACAAGCGTCGCGTCATTCTGCTTGAGGATACAGCCGAGAACCTTGCAATTG GTAAATGGATTTTCAACTCGGACCTATTAGCTGCGACCACTTCTGCGCCCGTCAACCGTCGCTGA
- a CDS encoding exonuclease 1, with the protein MGVSGLLPLLKSIQKPTQLKKYDGQVLGVDAYGWLHRAAYCCALELGQGKPTQKYLHAAMNRVRMLRHFGVTPYMVFDGDFLPSKAATEESRDTKRNEKKKAAMELLRAGKPAQATQEFQKCIDITPEMASALIQLLKKLDIPYVVAPYEADAQLVYLERQGLINGIISDDSDLLVFGAKKLLTKLDQYGNCIEINRKDFCACREVSLTGWSDSEFRRMAIFSGCGYLRGLPGIGLKTAYRMLRKTKAPERIVRMVQMQGRKVSENYLTQFYQAELTFLHQWVFCPTKRELVHLTDLDGERTAEEMPFIGAFVEPEIARSIARGDMNPITKTLIVTSTTPSKRRHSQLAHGAIDQPPPTMKPISSYFKGSSRIPMGEMDPNCFEVDPQRVSQITGGGLVPRVFPLPRPYLDETIQTAPSHSQGSDVTRTRTSPRLHRRRTEPIANMLNSFVNSPTTTRRTSSAGTEPSRTTASASTDPANRPPKKARLCEENEAGPEGGLPQKSRFFPAPKLRRSPRRAKSDAYLLSDDSLDEALLALPDFEGWKSADKTKKSVSVFEEKQSQETSTTADSESHISFVKDDETLMSSCDASMPPPSSAASASRVSSTPSRPDIRQFSYTKPNETPASTASRRSSVFSAASTPSTAPSTAASRMTPLQRLGARAMNGPMSPKLPKPRTNNTDKQFLSGVPVNPAFIPLPKVNLDEVADLNKCGSEDQIIPASDEEDENEDEVDLPPKKLNLSRFAFA; encoded by the exons ATGGGTGTGTCAG GGCTTCTACCTCTTCTCAAATCGATTCAGAAGCCGACTCAACTCAAAAAGTACGATGGCCAGGTTCTCGGAGTTGACGCGTACGGTTGGCTCCATCGTGCCGCCTATTGCTGTGCATTAGAGCTTGGTCAGGGAAAGCCGACTCAGAA ATACCTGCATGCTGCCATGAATCGAGTACGCATGCTTCGGCATTTTGGTGTGACACCCTACATGGTATTCGACGGCGATTTTCTCCCAAGCAAAGCCGCTACAGAAGAATCCCGGGACACCAAAAGAaatgagaagaaaaaggctgCAATGGAACTGTTGCGCGCCGGAAAACCTGCCCAGGCCACACAGGAGTTCCAGAAATGCATTGATATCACCCCTGAGATGGCATCTGCTCTCATTCAACTGCTTAAAAAGCTTGATATCCCTTACGTTGTCGCCCCCTACGAAGCCGATGCACAGCTTGTCTATCTCGAGCGACAGGGTCTCATCAACGGCATCATCTCGGACGACTCCGATCTCCTCGTTTTCGGCGCTAAGAAGCTTCTCACCAAACTGGACCAATATGGCAACTGTATAGAGATCAACCGCAAGGATTTCTGTGCCTGCAGAGAGGTTTCATTGACCGGTTGGTCTGATTCCGAATTTCGACGAATGGCCATCTTCAGTGGTTGCGGCTATTTGCGCGGACTTCCAGGCATTGGGCTGAAGACAGCATATCGTATGCTTCGCAAGACAAAGGCACCAGAGCGGATAGTCCGGATGGTTCAGATGCAAGGGAGAAAGGTGTCCGAAAATTACTTGACGCAGTTCTACCAAGCCGAGCTGACATTCCTGCATCAGTGGGTTTTTTGTCCGACCAAACGGGAACTGGTTCACCTTACAGATCTGGACGGAGAACGGACGGCAGAGGAGATGCCCTTCATCGGAGCCTTTGTAGAGCCTGAGATAGCACGGTCTATCGCCAGAGGTGACATGAACCCAATCACCAAGACTTTAATTGTCACCTCGACAACACCGTCCAAGAGAAGGCATTCACAGCTGGCCCATGGTGCCATTGACCAGCCTCCGCCTACGATGAAGCCTATCAGCTCCTATTTCAAGGGATCCAGTCGGATACCTATGGGTGAGATGGATCCTAATTGTTTTGAAGTTGACCCTCAGAGGGTTTCTCAGATTACTGGAGGAGGATTGGTACCCCGCGTGTTTCCGCTCCCCAGGCCGTATCTGGATGAAACAATCCAGACTGCTCCGAGTCACTCTCAGGGGTCGGATGTGACCCGTACCCGCACATCCCCAAGACTTCATCGCCGCCGTACGGAACCCATCGCCAACATGCTCAACAGTTTTGTCAACAGTCCTACTACCACGAGGCGTACGTCTTCTGCAGGCACCGAGCCTTCCCGCACTACTGCTAGCGCTTCGACTGACCCTGCAAACCGACCACCCAAGAAGGCGCGTTTGTGTGAGGAAAACGAAGCTGGACCTGAGGGAGGTTTGCCACAAAAGAGCAGATTTTTCCCTGCACCGAAACTACGGAGAAGTCCAAGGCGGGCGAAGAGCGACGCTTATCTGTTGTCAGATGATTCGCTCGACGAAGCGCTTCTGGCATTACCTGATTTTGAGGGTTGGAAGTCTGCCGATAAAACCAAGAAGAGTGTGTCGGTGTTTGAAGAGAAGCAGAGCCAAGAGACTTCGACAACTGCAGACAGTGAGAGCCATATCTCGTttgtcaaggatgatgaaaCCCTCATGTCATCCTGTGACGCTTCCatgcctcctccttcatctgcGGCTTCTGCATCGCGGGTTTCTTCTACTCCCTCAAGACCAGATATCCGCCAGTTCTCTTATACTAAGCCAAACGAGACACCCGCTTCGACTGCATCGCGCCGCTCTTCCGTCTTCAGTGCAGCCTCTACCCCCTCAACTGCACCTTCAACTGCAGCTTCTCGCATGACACCTTTACAGCGTCTTGGTGCTCGTGCGATGAACGGCCCCATGTCCCCCAAGCTACCCAAACCGCGCACCAACAACACCGACAAGCAGTTCCTCTCTGGTGTACCTGTCAACCCTGCATTTATACCCTTACCCAAGGTCAATCTGGATGAGGTTGCGGATCTTAATAAATGTGGAAGCGAAGATCAAATCATCCCCGCTAgtgacgaggaagacgaaaatgaagatgaggtcGATCTTCCTCCGAAGAAACTCAACCTATCCCGTTTTGCCTTCGCATAG